Below is a window of Rhodothermales bacterium DNA.
GCGCCGGCGGGACGCCGGTGACGATGGCCGAGTTGTTCACGTTCGTGAACGACGGGAGCGCGCCGCGGATCATGCCGCGGTAGCCGCGGCGCTGCATGGCGTCCAGGTGCGGCATGCGGCCGTGGGCGAGGGAGACGGAGATGTATTCATCCGCGCTGCCGTCGATGCAGATGACGGCGAGCGGGCGCGCCGGCGGGGCGTAGTGCCGGCCGTTTATGTCGAAAGAACGGGTGGAGGGAGTCAACGGGTGGCCTCGCGGGAAGCGTTGGAAGTCTGTTTCATGCAAGATAGCTGTTGCACGCAACATAACATCCGCACTCTTCAAGAAACAAACGCGCCGGCCGACCTACAGAAAGTTCATTCGCCGGGCGGGCTCGTTATACTAGCGTTCGCGGCGGCTTCCCATGCGTTAAGATATGGTGATGATTTACCCCCCCGGTCTTGCATGGCCCCTGCCGGCGCACGAACTTACGCCATCTTTAACCATTCATCCCTCGATTCACCATGCATCGCTTCGTTACCACCCTCCTCCTGTTCGCGCTCGTCGCCACCGCCGGCTGCAGTGGTGCCAAAGAAGTCGCCAAAGAAGCCGCGAAAGCGCCCAACCCGCTGGTGGGCGACTGGACGTTCCAGATCGACAGTCCGCAGGGACCCTACGCCGGTACTATCGCGCTCACCGAAAACGAAGGCGGCTCGCTGGACGGTGTCCTGACTGGCGACTCCCTCCCCGGCGGCGTCGAAATGACCAACCTCGTGTTCGAGGACAACAAACTCATATTCAAGTTCGACAGCGGCGAATACGGCATCATCGACACGCAGGTGCTGGTGACGGGTAATGCGTTCGCCGGCACGATCAACGTCGGCGGCGTCGGCGATATGCCCATCCGCGGGTCGAAAAAATAAGGGTGACAGAGAGCCCGTAGGTCGGGTTAGGCCGCCCGCGTCATCCCCAAACATCGAGCACACCCTTTCCGCGGCCGTAACCCGACGCTTGTCCCGGGCCGGGCACCACACACCCTTTCCGCGGCCGTAACCCGACGCTTGTCCCGGGCCGGGCACCCCACACCCTTTCCGCGGCCGTAACCCGACGTTTGTCCCGGGCCGGGCACCCACACCCTTTCCGCGGCCGTAACCCGACGTTTGTCCCGGGCCGGGCGCCATGCCCAATCGCCCCATCGTTATTCGCTAATCCCGAATCGCTACTCGCCAATCAAGGAGGTCACTCCGCTGCCGCATCGGCTGGCGCCGCTGCGTACGGTCGTGATGACAGGGCGGGTTTTAATAACACCACTCGCCGCCACCCCCGAGCCCCCATCGCTATTCGCTAATCACGAATCGCTACTCGCTAATCACCTCACCCCTCCAGCATCCTCCTCACCCGCTCCAGACTGATCTCCGCGTTTTCCCGCAGCGGCTCGCAGTGGGTTTCGAGGGTGAGGTGGGCGAGGCCGGCAGGATCAGCCTCGCCGAGCCAGCCGAGGATATCCGGCCAGGGTGTGGCGCCGGCGCCGACCGCCACCCAGGGCTGGTCGGGGTTTTTGGGGGAGAAGTCTTTGACGTGCAGGTTGATGAGATAGGGCGCGAGGGTGTGGACGGCCTCGTCGTCGATCCGGCCGCCGCCCCACTGGAGGTTGGCGGGGTCCCAGTTGAGGTGGAGCGCGGGATGGTCGAGTTCGCGCAGGAGGGCGACAGCTTCGGCGGGGCGATCGACCCAGAACGCCGGCTCGTTTTCAATGGCCAAGTTGATCCCGGCCGCTTCCGCCATTTCCGCGGCACGCTCCAGCGCCCGCAGCACCCGGACGCGGTTGCGCGTTGACTCATCCGCTCCACACTCGAAGCCAAATAGGATAAGCGTCGGGGCCTCGAAGCGTTGGGCGAGGTCGAGGCTGCGAGGCAGGGTATCGTCCAGCTCACGGCGGAGCCGGTCGGTGTCCGCCACATTCCCCTTGAAGATGCCCGGCGAGACGGCCGTGATCGTCGCGCCGGCGGCAATCTCCGCCTCGACCCGCGCGATCTCCTCTTTCGTGAATCCCGGAAACCGAGCCTTCCCACCCTCGCGAAGCTCAAATAATGAAAGCCCCCAGGTTGCTGC
It encodes the following:
- a CDS encoding sugar phosphate isomerase/epimerase: MNIGIVTDEISRALDEALDVAATWGLSLFELREGGKARFPGFTKEEIARVEAEIAAGATITAVSPGIFKGNVADTDRLRRELDDTLPRSLDLAQRFEAPTLILFGFECGADESTRNRVRVLRALERAAEMAEAAGINLAIENEPAFWVDRPAEAVALLRELDHPALHLNWDPANLQWGGGRIDDEAVHTLAPYLINLHVKDFSPKNPDQPWVAVGAGATPWPDILGWLGEADPAGLAHLTLETHCEPLRENAEISLERVRRMLEG
- a CDS encoding alkaline phosphatase family protein, whose translation is MTPSTRSFDINGRHYAPPARPLAVICIDGSADEYISVSLAHGRMPHLDAMQRRGYRGMIRGALPSFTNVNNSAIVTGVPPA